From a region of the Mycolicibacterium sp. MU0050 genome:
- a CDS encoding secondary thiamine-phosphate synthase enzyme YjbQ produces the protein MDTAVLDVDTSDRRIADLTDAVEDFCAARGDGLCNVFVPHATAGVAIIETGAGSDHDLVDALERLLPRDDRYRHSHGSPGHGADHVLPGLVSPSVTIPVQGGRALLGTWQSVVLVDLNRDNPQRSVRLSFVAG, from the coding sequence ATGGACACTGCGGTACTCGACGTCGACACCTCCGACCGGCGCATCGCCGACCTCACCGACGCGGTCGAGGATTTCTGCGCCGCGCGGGGCGACGGGCTGTGCAATGTGTTCGTTCCGCATGCCACGGCCGGGGTCGCGATCATCGAAACGGGCGCGGGTTCGGACCACGACCTCGTCGACGCGCTGGAGCGGTTGCTGCCGCGCGACGACCGTTACCGGCATTCCCACGGTTCGCCCGGCCACGGCGCCGACCACGTGCTGCCGGGGTTGGTGTCGCCGTCGGTCACCATCCCGGTGCAGGGTGGCAGGGCGCTGCTGGGCACCTGGCAGAGCGTCGTGCTGGTGGACCTGAACAGGGACAATCCGCAGCGATCGGTGCGCCTGAGCTTCGTGGCTGGCTGA
- a CDS encoding transglutaminase family protein gives MTRRYRITHETVYRYSDVVTSSYGRGFLTPRDLDGQRCLRHELRIDPAAADRSVSPDAYGNTSSYFHVTTPHRTLTVTGISEVEVDPPTPERYGAGSAVAPWEIARPVGAEGVRAVEFTLDLQPPEITDAVRDYAAPSFVPGRPLVEVLGDLNRRIFADFTYRSGSTTVSTGVAEVLAAREGVCQDFARLAIACLRANGLAASYVSGYLATDPPPGKERMVGADATHAWAAVWTRENQWLGLDPTNEQLVDERYIVVGTGRDYADIPPLRGIIYTDSEHSAIDVSVDVVPVTLEGRHA, from the coding sequence ATGACCCGGCGCTACCGGATCACCCACGAGACGGTGTACCGCTATTCCGACGTCGTCACCAGCTCCTATGGCCGTGGCTTCCTGACCCCGCGCGACCTCGACGGGCAACGGTGTCTGCGCCACGAACTGCGCATCGACCCGGCGGCCGCGGACCGTTCGGTCAGCCCGGACGCCTACGGCAACACCAGCTCCTACTTCCATGTCACCACGCCGCACCGGACGTTGACGGTCACGGGGATCTCGGAGGTCGAGGTGGATCCGCCGACTCCCGAACGGTACGGCGCGGGCTCGGCGGTCGCGCCGTGGGAGATCGCCCGGCCCGTCGGCGCCGAGGGCGTGCGCGCGGTCGAGTTCACCCTGGACCTGCAGCCCCCGGAGATCACCGACGCCGTGCGGGACTACGCCGCACCGAGTTTCGTTCCCGGCCGGCCGCTGGTCGAGGTGCTGGGCGATCTGAACCGGCGCATCTTCGCCGACTTCACCTACCGTTCGGGGTCCACCACGGTCTCCACCGGCGTCGCGGAGGTTTTGGCGGCCCGCGAGGGGGTATGTCAGGACTTCGCGCGGCTGGCGATCGCGTGTCTGCGGGCCAACGGGTTGGCAGCCAGTTACGTTTCGGGCTACCTGGCCACCGATCCACCGCCGGGAAAGGAGCGCATGGTGGGAGCGGACGCAACGCACGCCTGGGCCGCCGTGTGGACGCGGGAAAACCAGTGGCTCGGGCTGGATCCGACCAACGAGCAGTTGGTCGACGAGCGCTACATCGTGGTGGGCACCGGCCGCGACTACGCCGATATCCCGCCCTTGCGCGGCATCATCTACACCGACTCCGAGCACAGCGCCATCGACGTGTCCGTGGATGTTGTGCCGGTGACCCTGGAGGGCCGGCATGCGTGA
- a CDS encoding zinc-binding metallopeptidase family protein, whose translation MRDFRCPNCGQHLTFENSVCLACGSAVGFSLQDATLLVIASGPASEHDGAVDADEYRLCANMHLAECNWLVKLQPGSGDNQQLCASCRLTRTRPADGDPALPAFAAAEAAKRRLVAELAELKLPIVDRHTDPEYGLAFDLLSSEHEKVFTGHHNGVITLDLAEGDDVHRERLRVSMDEPYRTLLGHFRHEIGHYYFYRLIGPAPDYLARFRELFGDPDADYQAALDRHYEQGPPPHWDDEHVSSYATMHPAEDWAETFAHYLHVRDTLDTAAAFGFASAGATFDRRALGPSGFDVIVEMWLPLAWALNMVNRSMGRDDLYPFVLPNAVLEKMRFIHQVVDEVTSDPAKRAAVGG comes from the coding sequence ATGCGTGATTTCCGCTGCCCCAACTGCGGGCAACATCTCACCTTCGAGAACTCGGTGTGCCTGGCGTGCGGCAGTGCCGTCGGGTTCTCGCTGCAGGACGCGACGCTGTTGGTGATCGCCTCGGGCCCCGCCAGTGAACACGACGGCGCAGTCGACGCCGACGAATACCGGCTGTGCGCCAATATGCATCTGGCCGAATGCAATTGGCTGGTGAAGCTGCAACCCGGCAGCGGCGACAATCAGCAGCTGTGTGCGTCGTGCCGGTTGACCCGGACGCGGCCCGCCGACGGGGACCCCGCGTTGCCGGCGTTCGCCGCCGCCGAGGCGGCCAAGCGCCGGCTGGTCGCCGAACTGGCCGAGCTCAAGCTACCGATCGTCGACCGCCACACCGATCCCGAGTACGGCCTGGCCTTCGACCTGTTGTCCAGCGAGCACGAAAAGGTGTTCACCGGACACCACAACGGCGTGATCACCCTGGACCTCGCCGAGGGCGACGACGTGCATCGCGAGCGGCTGCGGGTGTCCATGGACGAGCCGTACCGCACCCTGCTGGGGCATTTCCGGCACGAGATCGGCCACTACTACTTCTACCGACTGATCGGCCCCGCGCCGGACTATCTGGCGAGGTTCCGGGAGTTGTTCGGCGACCCCGACGCCGACTATCAGGCGGCGTTGGACCGGCATTACGAACAGGGACCGCCGCCGCACTGGGACGACGAACACGTCTCGTCCTACGCCACCATGCACCCGGCCGAGGACTGGGCCGAGACCTTCGCCCACTATCTGCACGTCCGCGACACGCTGGATACCGCCGCCGCGTTCGGCTTTGCCTCCGCCGGTGCCACCTTCGACCGAAGAGCGTTGGGCCCCAGCGGGTTCGACGTGATCGTCGAGATGTGGCTACCGCTGGCGTGGGCGCTGAACATGGTGAACCGGTCGATGGGCCGCGACGACCTCTACCCCTTCGTGTTGCCCAACGCGGTGCTGGAGAAGATGCGGTTCATCCATCAGGTGGTCGACGAGGTGACCTCCGATCCGGCGAAACGGGCCGCCGTCGGCGGTTGA
- the alaS gene encoding alanine--tRNA ligase, which produces MQTHEIRKRFLDHFVKAGHTEVPSASVLLDDPNLLFVNAGMVQFVPYFLGQRTPPWDTAVSVQKCIRTPDIDEVGVTTRHNTFFQMAGNFSFGDYFKQGAIELAWSLLTNSVEDGGYGLDPEKLWATVYYDDDEAVSLWQEVAGLPAERIQRRGMADNYWSMGIPGPCGPSSEIYYDRGPAYGVEGGPEANEDRYIEIWNLVFMQNERGEGTSKDDYEILGPLPRKNIDTGMGVERVACLLQGVDNVYETDLVRPVIDVVAARAPRGYGSGNHADDVRYRIIADHSRTAAIIIGDGVTPGNEGRGYVLRRLLRRIIRAAKLLGLDDPIMGELMVTVRDAMGPSYPELVSDFDRIKRIAVAEETAFNRTLAAGSRLFDDAAAATKSAGKSTLSGTDAFTLHDTYGFPIDLTLEMAAEAGLSVDELGFRELMSEQRRRAKADAAARKHAHADLSAYRELVDAGPTEFTGFDELTSEARILGIFVDGKRVPVAAHQAREHGESAAGHRVEIVVDRTPLYAEAGGQIADVGAISGHGGTARAAVTDVQKIAKTLFVHSVNVESGEFVEGDTVTVAVDPKWRHGATQGHSGTHMVHAALREVLGPNAVQAGSLNRPGYLRFDFNWQGALTEEQRNQIELVTNEAVEADHQVHTFHTELEKAKAMGAMAMFGESYPDEVRVVEIGGPFSLELCGGTHVRNSAQIGPVTILGESSVGSGVRRVEAYVGLDSFKHLAKERALLAGLASSLKVPSDEVPARVSQLVDRLKVAERELERMRLATARAAAANAAAGAEVVGKVRLVAQRMSAGMTAGDLRSLVGDIRGSLGSEPAVVALIAEGDNASVPYVVAANPAAVDLGLRANDLVKTLAAAVDGRGGGKVDLAQGSGKHPGGIDTALEALRGEVART; this is translated from the coding sequence GTGCAGACACACGAGATCAGGAAGCGTTTCCTCGATCATTTCGTGAAGGCGGGCCACACCGAGGTGCCGAGCGCCTCGGTGCTCCTCGACGATCCGAACCTCCTGTTCGTCAACGCCGGCATGGTGCAGTTCGTGCCGTACTTCCTGGGCCAGCGCACCCCGCCGTGGGACACCGCCGTCAGCGTCCAGAAGTGCATCCGAACCCCGGACATCGACGAGGTGGGCGTCACCACCCGGCACAACACGTTCTTCCAGATGGCGGGCAACTTCTCGTTCGGCGACTACTTCAAGCAGGGCGCCATCGAACTGGCCTGGTCGTTGCTCACCAACTCGGTCGAGGACGGCGGTTACGGACTGGATCCGGAAAAGCTGTGGGCCACCGTCTATTACGACGACGATGAGGCCGTCAGCCTGTGGCAGGAGGTCGCCGGCCTGCCGGCCGAGCGGATCCAGCGCCGCGGCATGGCGGACAACTACTGGTCGATGGGCATCCCCGGCCCGTGCGGCCCGTCGTCGGAGATCTACTACGACCGCGGCCCCGCCTACGGTGTCGAGGGTGGCCCCGAGGCCAACGAGGACCGCTACATCGAGATCTGGAACCTCGTGTTCATGCAGAACGAGCGCGGCGAGGGCACCAGCAAGGACGACTACGAGATCCTCGGGCCGCTGCCGCGCAAGAACATCGACACCGGTATGGGCGTCGAGCGGGTCGCGTGCCTGCTGCAGGGCGTCGACAACGTCTACGAGACCGACCTGGTGCGTCCCGTGATCGACGTGGTCGCGGCCCGGGCCCCGCGCGGCTACGGCAGCGGCAACCACGCCGATGACGTCCGCTACCGGATCATCGCCGACCACAGCCGCACCGCGGCGATCATCATCGGCGACGGCGTCACGCCGGGCAACGAGGGCCGGGGTTATGTGTTGCGGCGGCTGCTGCGGCGCATCATCCGCGCCGCCAAGCTGCTGGGCCTCGACGACCCGATCATGGGTGAGCTGATGGTCACCGTGCGCGACGCGATGGGGCCGTCCTACCCCGAGTTGGTGTCCGACTTCGACCGCATCAAGCGGATCGCGGTGGCCGAGGAGACCGCGTTCAACCGCACCCTGGCGGCCGGCTCCCGGCTGTTCGACGACGCCGCCGCGGCCACCAAGTCGGCCGGCAAATCGACGCTCAGCGGCACCGACGCCTTCACCCTGCACGACACCTACGGGTTCCCGATCGACCTGACCCTGGAGATGGCCGCCGAGGCCGGGCTGTCCGTCGACGAGCTCGGATTCCGTGAGTTGATGTCCGAGCAGCGTCGCCGCGCCAAGGCCGACGCCGCCGCGCGTAAGCACGCGCACGCCGACCTCAGCGCCTACCGTGAGCTGGTCGACGCCGGGCCGACCGAATTCACCGGTTTCGACGAACTGACGTCCGAGGCACGAATTCTCGGCATCTTCGTGGACGGCAAGCGGGTTCCGGTGGCCGCGCACCAGGCCCGCGAGCACGGGGAATCGGCGGCGGGGCACCGCGTCGAGATCGTGGTGGACCGCACCCCGCTGTACGCCGAGGCGGGTGGTCAGATCGCCGACGTCGGCGCCATCTCCGGGCACGGTGGAACCGCGCGCGCTGCTGTCACCGATGTCCAGAAGATCGCCAAGACCCTGTTCGTGCACAGCGTGAACGTCGAGTCGGGCGAGTTCGTCGAGGGCGACACCGTCACGGTGGCGGTGGACCCGAAGTGGCGCCACGGTGCCACCCAGGGCCACTCCGGCACCCACATGGTGCATGCCGCGCTTCGGGAAGTGTTGGGCCCCAACGCCGTTCAGGCCGGATCGCTGAACCGTCCGGGCTATCTACGGTTCGACTTCAACTGGCAGGGCGCGCTGACCGAAGAGCAGCGCAACCAGATCGAACTGGTCACCAACGAGGCCGTCGAGGCCGATCACCAGGTGCACACCTTCCACACCGAGCTGGAGAAGGCCAAGGCCATGGGGGCCATGGCGATGTTCGGCGAGTCGTATCCCGACGAGGTCCGGGTGGTGGAGATCGGCGGACCGTTCTCGCTGGAGCTGTGCGGCGGCACCCACGTGCGCAACTCGGCGCAGATCGGGCCGGTGACCATCCTCGGTGAATCCTCGGTGGGCTCCGGGGTACGCCGGGTGGAGGCCTACGTCGGCCTGGACTCGTTCAAGCACCTCGCCAAGGAACGCGCCCTGCTCGCCGGCCTGGCGTCGTCGTTGAAGGTGCCGTCGGACGAGGTGCCGGCCCGGGTGAGCCAACTCGTCGACCGGCTCAAGGTCGCCGAGCGGGAGCTCGAGCGGATGCGGTTGGCGACGGCGCGCGCCGCGGCGGCGAACGCGGCCGCCGGTGCCGAGGTCGTCGGCAAGGTGCGGCTGGTGGCACAGCGGATGTCCGCCGGGATGACGGCCGGCGACCTTCGCTCACTGGTCGGCGACATCCGCGGTTCGCTGGGCAGCGAGCCGGCGGTGGTCGCCCTGATCGCCGAGGGCGACAACGCGAGCGTGCCCTACGTGGTGGCCGCCAACCCGGCGGCGGTGGACCTCGGACTGCGGGCCAACGATCTGGTGAAGACCCTGGCCGCGGCCGTCGACGGCCGCGGCGGCGGCAAGGTCGATCTGGCCCAGGGCTCCGGCAAGCACCCGGGCGGCATCGACACCGCCCTCGAAGCGCTGCGCGGCGAAGTCGCTCGGACCTAG
- a CDS encoding DUF3097 domain-containing protein, whose amino-acid sequence MNDRYGKDVLASNPHQRTRVRATERPVELGLVVEDAATGYVGAVVRVEYGRMDLEDRHGKVRGFPVGPGYLIDGAPVILTPPRRATPAAPTRTASGSVAVPGARARVALHSRIYVEGRHDAELVEQVWGDDLRIEGVVVEYLGGIDDLAAIVADFAPGPGRRLGVLVDHLVAGSKEERIAAAVARGPGGPHTLVVGHPYVDIWQAVKPARLGLERWPTIPRNVEWKHGICAALGLPHRTQADIARAWQHIRSKVRDWNDLDPALIGRVEELIDFVTAPA is encoded by the coding sequence GTGAATGACCGCTACGGCAAGGACGTGTTGGCCAGCAACCCCCATCAGCGCACCCGGGTGCGCGCCACCGAGCGCCCGGTGGAATTGGGGCTGGTGGTCGAGGACGCCGCCACCGGCTATGTGGGTGCGGTCGTGCGGGTCGAGTACGGGCGGATGGACCTGGAGGACCGGCACGGCAAGGTCCGCGGATTCCCCGTCGGCCCCGGCTATCTCATCGACGGTGCGCCGGTGATCCTGACCCCGCCCCGCCGGGCGACACCCGCCGCGCCGACCCGCACCGCCTCCGGATCGGTGGCCGTGCCCGGCGCCCGCGCCCGGGTCGCCCTGCACAGCCGGATCTACGTGGAGGGCCGCCACGACGCCGAACTGGTCGAACAGGTGTGGGGTGACGACCTGCGCATCGAGGGCGTGGTCGTCGAGTATCTCGGCGGCATCGACGACCTGGCCGCCATCGTGGCCGACTTCGCGCCCGGACCCGGTCGCCGCCTCGGCGTGCTGGTCGACCACCTCGTCGCCGGGTCCAAGGAGGAGCGCATCGCGGCCGCGGTGGCCCGCGGGCCGGGTGGCCCGCACACGCTGGTCGTCGGCCACCCGTACGTGGACATCTGGCAGGCGGTGAAACCCGCCCGACTGGGACTCGAACGGTGGCCGACGATTCCGCGCAACGTCGAGTGGAAGCACGGCATCTGTGCGGCGCTGGGGCTACCACACCGGACCCAGGCCGACATCGCCCGCGCCTGGCAGCACATCCGCTCCAAGGTGCGCGACTGGAACGACCTGGACCCCGCTCTGATCGGGCGGGTCGAGGAACTCATCGACTTCGTGACCGCCCCGGCCTAG
- a CDS encoding GlsB/YeaQ/YmgE family stress response membrane protein produces the protein MTITGVITAILIGAVVGVLARLILPGKQPIGILLTVVVGIVAALVGTWLARTMGIATNTSGVDWLELLVQLVVAVAGVALTAALLGRRRRAGLLRR, from the coding sequence ATGACCATCACCGGAGTCATCACCGCAATCCTGATCGGCGCGGTCGTCGGTGTGCTGGCCCGCCTGATCCTGCCCGGCAAGCAGCCGATCGGCATCCTGCTGACCGTCGTCGTCGGTATCGTCGCGGCGCTCGTCGGGACGTGGCTGGCACGGACCATGGGCATCGCGACCAACACCAGCGGAGTCGATTGGCTCGAACTGCTGGTCCAGTTGGTGGTCGCGGTCGCCGGCGTGGCCCTGACCGCGGCGCTGCTGGGACGGCGTCGCCGCGCGGGTCTGCTGCGGCGCTAA
- a CDS encoding replication-associated recombination protein A gives MSDGLFDVPGEAPAEPGPGAGMPVAGPGSPLAVRMRPAMLDEVVGQDHLLKPGSPLRRLVDGSGAASVILYGPPGTGKTTLASLISGATGRRFEALSALSAGVKEVRAVIDVARRAAAYGEQTVLFIDEVHRFSKTQQDALLAAVENRIVLLVAATTENPSFSVVAPLLSRSLILQLQPLDAAGIEAVLRRALTDERGLAGKVAVDDDAVALLVQLAAGDARRALTALEVAAETAAAADTPVSVEIVEQSLDRAAVRYDRDGDQHYDVVSAFIKSVRGSDVDAALHYLARMLTAGEDPRFIARRLMILASEDVGMADPSALPLAVAAAQTVQLIGMPEAQLTLAHATVHLATAPKSNAVTTALGAAMADIKAGKAGSVPAHLRDGHYSGAAALGHAQGYRYSHDAPDGVASQQYPPDELVGTDYYRPTARGAERELGGRVERLRAIIRRATRR, from the coding sequence GTGTCCGACGGTTTGTTCGATGTGCCCGGAGAAGCGCCGGCCGAGCCCGGCCCCGGTGCCGGGATGCCCGTCGCGGGGCCCGGGTCGCCGCTGGCGGTGCGGATGCGCCCGGCCATGCTCGACGAGGTCGTCGGTCAGGACCACCTGCTCAAGCCGGGCTCGCCGCTGCGCCGCCTGGTCGACGGCTCCGGGGCGGCCTCGGTCATCCTGTACGGCCCGCCCGGCACCGGGAAGACCACGCTGGCCTCGCTGATCTCCGGGGCCACCGGGCGGCGGTTCGAGGCGCTATCGGCGCTTTCGGCCGGCGTCAAGGAGGTGCGCGCGGTCATCGACGTCGCCCGCCGGGCGGCCGCGTACGGCGAACAGACCGTGCTGTTCATCGATGAGGTGCACCGGTTCTCCAAGACCCAGCAGGACGCCCTGCTGGCCGCGGTGGAGAACCGCATCGTCCTGTTGGTCGCCGCCACCACCGAGAACCCGTCGTTCTCGGTGGTGGCGCCGCTGTTGTCGCGTTCGCTGATCCTGCAGTTGCAGCCGCTGGACGCCGCCGGCATCGAGGCTGTGCTGCGCCGCGCACTGACCGACGAGCGCGGCCTGGCGGGCAAGGTCGCGGTCGACGACGACGCGGTGGCCCTGCTGGTGCAGTTGGCCGCCGGCGACGCCCGGCGGGCGCTGACCGCGTTGGAGGTGGCGGCCGAGACCGCCGCGGCGGCGGACACACCCGTCAGCGTCGAGATCGTCGAACAATCGTTGGACCGCGCGGCGGTGCGCTACGACCGCGACGGCGACCAGCACTACGACGTCGTCAGCGCCTTCATCAAGTCGGTGCGTGGCTCCGACGTCGACGCCGCGCTGCACTACCTGGCCCGGATGCTGACCGCCGGTGAGGACCCCCGCTTCATCGCGCGCCGGCTGATGATCCTCGCCAGCGAGGACGTCGGCATGGCCGACCCCTCGGCGCTGCCGCTGGCGGTTGCCGCCGCGCAGACGGTGCAGCTGATCGGCATGCCCGAGGCGCAACTGACGCTCGCCCACGCGACCGTGCACCTGGCCACCGCCCCGAAATCGAACGCGGTGACCACCGCCCTGGGTGCGGCGATGGCCGACATCAAGGCCGGTAAGGCCGGGTCGGTACCGGCGCACCTGCGCGACGGGCACTACTCGGGGGCGGCGGCGCTGGGCCACGCGCAGGGTTACCGGTACTCCCACGACGCTCCGGATGGTGTTGCGTCCCAGCAGTACCCGCCCGACGAGTTGGTGGGGACCGACTATTACCGCCCCACCGCCCGGGGCGCCGAGCGCGAGCTCGGCGGCCGGGTGGAGCGGTTGCGGGCGATTATCCGCCGGGCGACGCGGCGTTAG